A window of Rubricoccus marinus contains these coding sequences:
- a CDS encoding sigma-70 family RNA polymerase sigma factor has product MKTPLQAAAVRFSHDPSELNGRDVAVAALPLVRSMVRRVTLPDHPLATYADLENAGMLGMVQALHSYDPERGTSFASFAYGRIRGALIDFLRTIDTLSRDRRRRVAEASRCAEELQQELGAEPRAAQVATRLGVSVKDYDRLRTDAQQRFMLSLYAESESRPVPIDTLPSPIEDCKNEAVERRSLYDYVDTLVDCLPEREQKIVNLYFHEGWTLREIAGDLQLTEARISQILSKTLGTLRTHMQRNSVAA; this is encoded by the coding sequence ATGAAGACGCCCCTACAAGCCGCCGCCGTCCGCTTCTCGCACGACCCCTCGGAGTTGAACGGCCGAGACGTTGCCGTCGCCGCGCTCCCGCTGGTCCGCTCCATGGTTCGCCGCGTAACCCTCCCCGACCATCCTCTGGCGACCTACGCCGACCTAGAGAACGCCGGAATGTTGGGCATGGTGCAGGCGCTGCACTCTTACGACCCCGAGCGCGGGACCAGCTTCGCGAGCTTCGCCTACGGCCGCATCCGTGGTGCCCTGATCGACTTCCTGCGCACCATCGACACGCTGAGCCGGGACCGCCGCCGCCGTGTGGCTGAGGCTTCGCGCTGCGCCGAGGAGCTTCAGCAGGAGCTCGGCGCCGAGCCCCGCGCCGCCCAGGTCGCCACCCGCCTTGGCGTGAGCGTCAAGGACTACGACCGCCTCCGCACGGATGCCCAGCAGCGGTTCATGCTCTCCCTCTACGCCGAGAGCGAGTCCCGCCCCGTGCCGATCGACACGCTCCCTTCCCCCATCGAGGATTGCAAGAACGAGGCGGTCGAGCGCCGCTCGCTCTACGACTACGTGGACACGCTTGTGGACTGCCTCCCGGAGCGCGAGCAGAAGATCGTCAACCTGTACTTCCACGAGGGCTGGACGCTGCGCGAGATCGCGGGCGACCTCCAGCTCACCGAGGCCCGGATCTCGCAGATCCTGTCCAAGACGCTCGGCACCCTGCGCACGCACATGCAGCGTAACAGCGTCGCCGCCTAA
- a CDS encoding alpha/beta hydrolase, which translates to MLWRSVFFALVLASGVSAQPQTVGETLQQIETASAIEDDAERRVALDAIWSGLRTAGQIPAASGDSALFLWRGNASGVSVAGDHTGWNATAAPLARIGRGDVWARLERFPANARLDYKLVVGSNWILDPNNPNQQWSGFGPNSELRMPAWEFPQETVPEPGVARGSLSTAVTMQSVAYGAPVVYRVYTPANVDVLSDLPVIYVTDGHEYADDRLGALRIVLDNLVARGDVEPAIVVFIDPRLNGQNRRQDQYVQNAGFADFVATELVPAVDAAYPTRTDRESRVILGTSLGGVFSTYLGLQYPGVFGKLAIQSPAFWVSESAQWWTGPSLYSLMAASGETWDVHMTTGTINDTESGARRMRSAMEARGVPLTYREVPEGHSWGNWRALLDDMLRALLPASGSTSGEATPESAPAAALPFRAFPNPAQAFVTFEVPGATAPVRIACADSLGREVLAVWTAARGHAVRVPTRALASGVYACTATSGEVRAARMLTIAR; encoded by the coding sequence ATGCTCTGGCGCTCCGTCTTTTTCGCCCTCGTCCTCGCCTCTGGCGTGAGCGCCCAACCGCAGACCGTCGGCGAGACGCTGCAGCAGATCGAGACCGCCTCGGCGATTGAGGATGACGCCGAGCGTCGCGTCGCGCTCGACGCGATCTGGAGCGGTCTCCGGACGGCGGGCCAGATTCCGGCAGCTTCCGGTGATTCCGCCCTCTTCCTCTGGCGCGGGAACGCCTCGGGCGTGAGCGTGGCCGGAGACCACACAGGCTGGAACGCGACGGCGGCGCCTCTGGCGCGGATCGGACGCGGCGACGTGTGGGCGCGCCTGGAGCGCTTCCCCGCGAACGCGCGGCTGGACTACAAGCTCGTCGTGGGGAGCAACTGGATCCTGGACCCCAACAACCCGAACCAACAATGGAGCGGGTTTGGCCCTAACTCCGAGCTCCGAATGCCCGCTTGGGAGTTCCCGCAGGAAACCGTGCCCGAGCCGGGCGTCGCCAGAGGCTCGCTTTCCACGGCAGTCACGATGCAGAGCGTGGCGTACGGCGCGCCCGTCGTGTACCGCGTGTACACGCCCGCCAACGTGGACGTGCTCTCCGACTTGCCCGTGATCTACGTCACCGATGGCCACGAGTACGCCGACGACCGCCTGGGCGCGCTCCGCATCGTGCTCGACAACCTCGTCGCCAGAGGCGACGTGGAGCCGGCGATCGTCGTGTTTATCGACCCGCGGCTGAACGGACAGAACCGTCGGCAGGACCAGTACGTGCAGAATGCGGGCTTCGCGGACTTCGTGGCGACCGAGCTGGTGCCGGCCGTCGACGCCGCGTACCCGACGCGGACCGACCGCGAGAGCCGCGTGATCCTCGGAACGTCTCTCGGCGGCGTCTTCTCCACCTATCTCGGCCTCCAGTACCCCGGCGTGTTCGGCAAGCTCGCGATCCAGTCGCCCGCGTTCTGGGTCAGCGAAAGCGCGCAGTGGTGGACCGGCCCGAGCCTCTACAGCCTCATGGCCGCCTCTGGCGAGACTTGGGACGTGCACATGACCACCGGCACGATCAACGACACCGAGAGCGGCGCGCGCCGGATGCGGAGCGCGATGGAGGCTCGCGGCGTACCGCTCACCTACCGCGAGGTCCCCGAAGGCCACTCGTGGGGCAACTGGCGTGCGCTCCTAGACGACATGCTGCGCGCGCTCCTGCCCGCGAGCGGCTCCACCTCGGGCGAGGCAACTCCCGAATCCGCGCCAGCGGCCGCGTTGCCGTTCCGAGCGTTCCCCAACCCGGCACAGGCATTCGTGACGTTCGAGGTGCCCGGCGCCACGGCGCCCGTACGCATCGCGTGCGCGGATTCGCTCGGCCGCGAGGTGCTCGCCGTCTGGACCGCCGCCAGAGGCCACGCCGTCCGCGTGCCGACCCGCGCGCTGGCCTCTGGCGTGTACGCCTGCACGGCGACATCTGGCGAGGTCCGGGCCGCTCGCATGCTCACCATCGCGCGCTAG
- a CDS encoding 1-acyl-sn-glycerol-3-phosphate acyltransferase gives MDASPTLLPTDARLPALPPAVPRRRYPIAKVLGWLLLKALGWRYVGGFTNAPRQVLIGWPHTSNWDGIIGLGAAALCGIDVNVLAKRALFRPPVGWILRSFGGIPVERTRPGGLVEEAIERFEAAEASGGTLVLAMAPEGTRGRGEGWKTGFHRIAVRAGVPIAVLCFDYRRKEIGVVGTVVPSGDLDQDLAAISALLVDVRGRHPEKATPAASGVALPPTETRAPRL, from the coding sequence ATGGACGCCTCGCCTACTCTACTGCCGACCGACGCGCGCCTGCCCGCTCTCCCGCCGGCGGTGCCGAGGCGGCGCTATCCCATCGCGAAGGTCCTGGGCTGGTTGCTCCTCAAGGCGCTCGGATGGCGGTACGTGGGAGGGTTCACAAACGCCCCGCGGCAGGTGCTGATCGGGTGGCCGCACACCTCCAATTGGGACGGCATCATCGGCCTCGGCGCCGCGGCGCTGTGCGGCATCGACGTCAACGTTCTCGCAAAGCGCGCGCTGTTCCGCCCACCGGTGGGCTGGATCCTGCGCTCGTTCGGTGGGATCCCCGTGGAGCGTACGCGGCCCGGCGGACTCGTGGAAGAGGCCATCGAGCGGTTTGAAGCCGCCGAAGCCTCTGGCGGGACGCTCGTGCTCGCGATGGCGCCCGAGGGCACGCGCGGACGCGGCGAGGGCTGGAAAACCGGCTTCCACCGGATCGCCGTCCGCGCCGGGGTGCCCATCGCCGTGCTGTGCTTCGACTACCGCCGCAAAGAGATCGGCGTGGTGGGCACCGTGGTCCCCTCTGGCGATCTCGACCAAGACCTCGCGGCCATTTCGGCCCTGCTGGTAGACGTGCGCGGGCGCCACCCCGAAAAAGCGACGCCTGCGGCCTCTGGCGTGGCGCTCCCTCCCACCGAAACGCGTGCCCCGCGCCTCTAG
- a CDS encoding S66 peptidase family protein produces the protein MPLPPPFTPLSRVAVAAPSSAALHRKDAEAGLDALRARGLTVESGRALAPRLGYLAGTDDDRTAELNALFRRDDLDAIVCLRGGYGALRILDRLDWDALAAHPKLIVGYSDITALHFAAWALAGVPGLSAAMAAPDWPDLDPASEQQLWDVASGAHPWEVVGPGGEPLAPMSPGESEGTLIGGNLSLIAALLGTPYLPDLTGAILFIEDVGESPYRIDGLLARLHLAGVLKRLGGLVFGAFTGAEPPKNRPSLELDEVLAHYAAFVPGPVARGLVYGHFSRKTPMPVGVHARLTVGADAVLTTLSPLTAPPQ, from the coding sequence GTGCCTCTGCCGCCCCCTTTTACGCCGCTCTCGCGGGTCGCCGTTGCGGCCCCGTCCTCGGCTGCGCTCCACCGGAAGGACGCCGAGGCGGGCCTGGACGCTCTCCGCGCCAGAGGCCTGACCGTGGAATCCGGCCGGGCACTGGCGCCGCGCCTGGGCTACCTCGCCGGAACCGACGACGACCGCACGGCCGAGCTCAACGCGCTGTTCCGCCGCGACGACCTGGACGCGATTGTGTGCCTCCGTGGCGGCTACGGCGCGCTCCGCATCCTGGACCGCCTGGATTGGGACGCGTTGGCGGCCCACCCCAAGCTGATCGTCGGCTACTCCGACATCACCGCGCTCCACTTCGCCGCCTGGGCACTGGCCGGCGTCCCCGGACTGTCCGCCGCGATGGCGGCACCGGACTGGCCAGACCTGGACCCCGCCAGCGAGCAGCAGCTGTGGGACGTGGCCTCTGGCGCGCACCCGTGGGAAGTCGTCGGCCCCGGCGGCGAGCCTCTGGCGCCGATGAGCCCTGGCGAGTCGGAGGGGACGCTGATCGGCGGCAACCTCTCACTTATCGCAGCGCTACTCGGCACGCCGTACTTGCCCGACCTCACCGGCGCGATCCTGTTTATCGAGGACGTTGGCGAGTCGCCGTACCGGATCGACGGACTCCTGGCGCGGCTGCACCTCGCGGGCGTGCTCAAGCGGCTCGGTGGGCTCGTCTTTGGCGCCTTCACAGGCGCCGAGCCGCCCAAGAACCGCCCCAGCCTTGAACTCGACGAGGTCCTCGCGCATTACGCCGCGTTCGTACCCGGCCCCGTCGCCAGAGGCCTGGTCTACGGCCACTTCTCGCGCAAGACGCCCATGCCGGTCGGCGTCCACGCGCGCCTGACGGTCGGCGCCGACGCGGTGCTGACCACGCTTTCCCCCCTCACCGCGCCGCCGCAGTGA
- the purN gene encoding phosphoribosylglycinamide formyltransferase, with protein MTPPLGTPISVPRPMRLSVFASGGGSNLGAILDAIDAGTLAASVAVVVTDREGIGALERAAARGIPREVVTPEAQDYASGARFADALLDVLARYDTHAIALAGYLKRIPPEVVAAFRHRILNVHPSLLPAFGGAGMYGKHVHRAVLDYGARFSGATVHFVDTEFDTGPVVLQDTVPVHADDTPEALAARVLAVEHQVFPRALALLADGRLSLDGRLVRILPVASSQ; from the coding sequence GTGACGCCACCCCTCGGGACGCCCATTTCTGTACCGCGCCCGATGCGGCTCTCGGTCTTCGCCTCTGGCGGCGGCTCGAACCTCGGCGCGATCCTGGACGCCATCGACGCCGGAACGCTCGCGGCTTCGGTCGCCGTGGTGGTCACCGACCGCGAGGGCATCGGCGCACTGGAGCGGGCCGCCGCGCGCGGCATCCCGCGCGAGGTCGTAACGCCAGAGGCCCAGGACTACGCCTCTGGCGCTCGCTTCGCGGATGCGCTGCTGGACGTGCTCGCGCGGTACGACACGCACGCCATCGCGCTCGCGGGGTATCTGAAGCGAATTCCGCCCGAGGTGGTCGCGGCGTTCCGGCACCGGATCCTGAACGTGCACCCCAGCCTCCTTCCGGCCTTTGGCGGAGCGGGGATGTACGGCAAGCACGTGCACCGCGCCGTCCTGGACTACGGCGCCCGGTTCTCCGGCGCGACGGTCCACTTCGTCGACACCGAATTCGACACCGGCCCGGTGGTGCTCCAGGACACCGTCCCGGTCCACGCCGACGACACGCCAGAGGCCCTCGCTGCGCGCGTGCTGGCCGTGGAGCACCAGGTCTTCCCCCGCGCCCTCGCCCTTCTCGCCGACGGGCGTCTGAGCCTGGACGGCCGCCTCGTTCGCATCCTGCCAGTAGCCAGTAGCCAGTAG